GTATGAACGTGCGGTCGAAGCCGCGGAGTTTTTGAAGTCGAAGACGGCGGTGCGACCGCGTGTGGGCATCATCCTTGGGTCGGGGCTGGGGGAGTTTGCGGAGCAGGTGACGGACGTGGTTGCCATTCCGTATGCGGAGATCCCGAACTTTCCGCAGTCAACCGTGCAGGGGCATAGCGGGCGGATGGTGATTGGTTCGCTATGCGGTGTCGACGTGGCCGTGATGCAGGGGCGCGTGCATGCGTATGAGGGTTATCGCATGGAGGAGGTCACATTTCCTACGCGCGTGCTGAAGCTATTCGGTGTGGAGCAGCTGGTGGTGACGAACGCCGCGGGCGGCATCGACCCTCGCTACGGGCAGGGCACGATTGTGGGGATCTGCGACCACATTAATCTGACCGGCACGAATGCCTGCGTGGGACCGAATGAAGCCCGCTTTGGGCCGCGGTTCCATGACATGAGCGAGGCCTACTCTGAGCGGTTGCTGGAGATCGCGCAGGAGGAAGCGCAGAAGCAGGCATGGATGTTGAAGACGGGCGTGTATCTGGCTGTGCTGGGGCCGAGTTATGAGACGCCTGCGGAGATACGTGCCTTTCGTACGCTGGGCGCGGACCTTGTGGGTATGTCCACGGTGCACGAGGTGATCGTGGCGCGGCACATGGGCATGGAAGTGCTGGGGCTGTCGCTGGTGACGAACATGGCGGCGGGCGTGCTGGATCAGGTGATCGATCACGAAGAGGTAATGGAGATAGGACGCAAGGTGGCGGCCCAGTTCTCCTCTCTGCTGAGCGTAGTGGTGCCGCGCATGGCGGCGCTTGAGGCTGCGAAGTAATGGAGCAGTTGACGCTGGGTGGAATCGTTCGGCCGGTCATTGTGGGGATCGCGGGGTGTTCGGGTTCGGGAAAGACGACGCTGGCGCGTGAGCTTGCGCTGGAGCTTGAGGCGACGCTGTTTCCCTTCGATTACTACTATCGCGACCTTGCGCATCTTCCCTTGGAAGAGAGGGCGCACAGCAATTTCGACCATCCGGATTCTCTAGAGAGCGAGTTGTTGCTGGAG
This genomic stretch from Terriglobus saanensis SP1PR4 harbors:
- a CDS encoding purine-nucleoside phosphorylase, with the translated sequence MSLYERAVEAAEFLKSKTAVRPRVGIILGSGLGEFAEQVTDVVAIPYAEIPNFPQSTVQGHSGRMVIGSLCGVDVAVMQGRVHAYEGYRMEEVTFPTRVLKLFGVEQLVVTNAAGGIDPRYGQGTIVGICDHINLTGTNACVGPNEARFGPRFHDMSEAYSERLLEIAQEEAQKQAWMLKTGVYLAVLGPSYETPAEIRAFRTLGADLVGMSTVHEVIVARHMGMEVLGLSLVTNMAAGVLDQVIDHEEVMEIGRKVAAQFSSLLSVVVPRMAALEAAK